A window of the Mesotoga prima MesG1.Ag.4.2 genome harbors these coding sequences:
- the fabD gene encoding ACP S-malonyltransferase, which produces MVAWIFPGQGSQYVGMGKSFCDESPLFREFLELSGQLLGFDMLTMMLEGQEDELKLTHNAQPAILSLSIAISDALIERWGKPDICAGLSLGEFSALVVAGTLRYADALRLVRLRGTAMQQMMSSEDGTMAAIIGLPEKVVEEICLEISSSEEVIVANYNCPGQVVISGLSEKVRSAMNKAMEKGAKKCVELSVSAPFHSRYLRPVGEVLREFLNGIDVKPPEIPVISNVTGGLFPKDPNAIRELLIEQAYSPVKWEQSIRKMIELGADRFVEVGPGKVLSGFMKKIDRSVSVESTENEGLGILKELQEIKN; this is translated from the coding sequence ATGGTAGCATGGATATTTCCCGGACAGGGAAGCCAATACGTTGGCATGGGTAAGAGTTTTTGCGATGAAAGCCCTTTGTTCAGAGAGTTTCTTGAACTATCCGGACAGTTGCTGGGTTTTGACATGTTAACAATGATGCTCGAGGGGCAGGAAGACGAACTAAAGCTCACGCATAATGCCCAACCGGCTATTCTTTCGCTAAGTATAGCCATTTCCGATGCTCTTATTGAGAGGTGGGGAAAACCCGACATTTGCGCCGGATTATCGCTGGGTGAATTCTCTGCTCTAGTTGTAGCGGGCACACTTAGATATGCCGACGCACTTCGTCTTGTAAGGTTGAGGGGGACAGCTATGCAACAAATGATGTCTTCAGAAGATGGAACGATGGCAGCGATAATTGGTCTTCCAGAAAAAGTAGTCGAAGAGATCTGCCTTGAGATTTCTTCGAGCGAAGAGGTTATTGTAGCCAATTACAACTGCCCAGGTCAAGTTGTAATTTCAGGGTTATCAGAAAAAGTTCGAAGTGCTATGAACAAGGCAATGGAAAAGGGAGCGAAAAAATGTGTGGAGCTTTCAGTGAGTGCTCCTTTCCATAGCCGATACTTGCGTCCAGTTGGAGAAGTTTTGAGAGAGTTCTTGAATGGCATTGATGTCAAGCCTCCGGAAATCCCAGTTATCTCAAATGTTACCGGAGGGCTTTTTCCTAAAGATCCAAACGCGATAAGAGAGTTGCTAATTGAACAGGCTTACAGCCCTGTCAAATGGGAACAATCCATTAGAAAGATGATCGAACTAGGTGCAGATCGGTTCGTTGAAGTGGGGCCTGGAAAAGTGCTTAGTGGGTTTATGAAGAAGATAGACAGGAGTGTCTCTGTAGAAAGCACAGAAAACGAAGGCCTTGGAATACTTAAAGAACTACAGGAAATCAAGAACTGA